In a genomic window of Zootoca vivipara chromosome 5, rZooViv1.1, whole genome shotgun sequence:
- the ZBTB38 gene encoding zinc finger and BTB domain-containing protein 38 isoform X1, with translation MHRIVLLMCHPDSSSDLGNSILFSPRFLLQAPALCCRLFRIQLLILYLSSGALHFLCSIICGHANYILCVCIDCSIGLSKTTLSWLQMTIMSHLKDLKDNFHSDTVLSILNEQRNRGVLCDVTIIVEDTKFKAHSNVLAASSLYFKNIFLSRAACLSGHVLELNDLKAEVFTEILNYIYSSTVVVKKQETVLDLAAAGKKLGISFLEDLTGKGPSNSPCPYSFCNSEKGKVKEEKRQDDSAITNGPRITNAYSIFETENSHNLFSPLDLRASFKKIPEANKAPSTGQDRNGACKDVEPASTLAEHSYAVTTGFDSFQRNSFYNSENSAACKMGEEEPETVQSMPLAESVIQTYSMPKAAYNSHDSEVPTAKGSNHKGTSVEGHHKAVNEHTISFDKSHPNTVLPLKEDENKPDHISGSVVTVIPHVYNCSTKPLNDGTQFCTHLQLHLQPQEPLVCRYCSKQFESATGLETHEQVCRELGSLCAPSENEQSCLDNFATSNGKTGTSYVNLEPAMAENNLPDYSVTNSAMPETDHFVNVVDGQILYTCNVCKRTYVTLSSLRRHSNVHSWRRTYPCHYCNKVFALAEYRTRHEIWHTGERRYQCIFCLETFMTYYILKNHQKAFHAIDHRLGVNKKTANGGLKPSVYPYKLYRLLPMKCKRAPYKSYGNSPYESVQANVQDNEVPSSTCIVQNTVTSELNFSNTSVSLETSSGTAPLNPPNSSSWESGASETDLKNNTYTTEMSLPFTELNSGPQESDPSLQTFISSNANENPTSVINYNNSASPVIVHQGRVSSVIMHSNSVNAIGSSTIATPDIMACQGARNDHIHGSDDIKSNARTRSNKEKKKVPLYDKEETLEESKYMTNTEVSDRPTGIFEPSSKTETYIAKPALPGTSADSNVAPLCQITVKIGNEAIVKRQILGSKLFYKKGRRPKYESREDHATQVAEREKRERSTPRVCRPDYIELNEICDDVSDHDSNDKPWRPYYNYKPKKKSKQLRKMRKAKWREKYKSRNFYRESEKPCVTSYALRNIPEEKVPNQEEDGGMPSLHCELCKKESSSTEGAKEHLHWERTTGSYICELCQKGFQSPSALRMHMRCHTGEKPYTCKTCGKSFSVAGNLQKHEYTHSNVKEFVCQYCNKAFTLNETLKIHERIHTGEKRYHCQFCFQSFLYLSTKKNHEQKHKREHNGKGYACFQCPKVCKTAAALGMHQKKHLFKSSKQEDRKDYPFHESTKPFASQHFIDSDGQETAKPLLSQNAIDADGREETSIQNDTSDVGL, from the exons atgcataggattgtgctgttaatgtgTCATCCTGATTCAAGTTCTGATTTGGGCAATTCCATCCTTTTTTCACCTAGATTTCTTCTTCAGGCCCCAGCCCTATGTTGCCGGCTGTTTCGGATACAGTTGTTG ATATTATATCTGTCTTCGGGAGCGCTTCATTTTCTTTGCAGCATCATTTGCGGGCATGCAaattacattttgtgtgtgtgtatag ATTGCTCTATCGGGTTGTCAAAGACTACTTTaagctggttacag ATGACCATCATGTCCCACTTAAAGGATCTCAAAGACAACTTCCACAGTGACACAGTCCTTTCCATCCTAAATGAACAACGCAATCGGGGTGTTTTATGTGATGTTACTATAATTGTGGAAGACACCAAATTTAAAGCCCACAGCAATGTCCTGGCTGCGTCAAGCCTttatttcaaaaatatatttttgagtCGTGCTGCATGTCTTTCTGGACATGTACTAGAGCTAAACGACCTCAAGGCTGAAGTGTTCACAGAAATACTCAATTATATCTACagttccactgtagttgttaaAAAGCAGGAGACTGTCCTAGACCTTGCAGCTGCAGGGAAAAAACTGGGGATATCTTTTCTAGAAGATCTTACGGGAAAAGGGCCTTCAAATTCTCCTTGCCCATACTCATTTTGCAATAGTGAAAAGGGCaaagtaaaagaagaaaaaagacaagaCGATTCAGCTATCACAAACGGACCAAGAATCACAAATGCATACTCAATTTTTGAGACAGAAAATAGTCATAATTTGTTTTCTCCTCTTGATCTGAgagcaagttttaaaaaaatcccagaagCAAATAAAGCACCCAGCACTGGTCAGGATAGGAATGGGGCTTGCAAAGATGTGGAGCCAGCCAGCACATTAGCGGAACATTCCTATGCTGTAACTACAGGTTTTGATTCTTTTCAACGAAATTCCTTTTATAACAGTGAAAATAGCGCAGCTTGTAAAATGGGTGAAGAAGAACCTGAAACTGTCCAGTCAATGCCTCTAGCTGAATCCGTAATTCAAACGTATAGTATGCCAAAGGCTGCTTATAACTCCCATGACAGTGAAGTACCTACAGCAAAGGGATCAAACCACAAAGGAACCAGTGTGGAAGGTCACCACAAAGCAGTAAATGAACACACAATTTCTTTTGATAAATCCCACCCAAATACTGTCCTCCCTTTGAAGGAAGATGAAAATAAACCAGATCACATTTCTGGATCAGTAGTCACAGTCATTCCACATGTCTATAACTGTTCCACCAAACCACTTAATGATGGGACCCAGTTCTGCACTCATCTTCAACTTCACCTACAGCCCCAAGAACCTTTAGTCTGCAGGTACTGCAGCAAACAGTTTGAAAGTGCTACCGGACTAGAGACACATGAGCAAGTATGCAGGGAATTGGGCAGCTTGTGTGCTCCAAGTGAAAATGAGCAGAGTTGTTTAGATAATTTTGCAACTTCTAATGGAAAAACTGGCACCTCATATGTGAACCTAGAGCCTGCAATGGCAGAAAACAATCTTCCCGATTATTCGGTCACAAACTCTGCAATGCCAGAAACGGACCACTTTGTTAACGTCGTTGATGGACAAATACTTTATACTTGCAATGTCTGCAAACGGACCTATGTCACCTTGTCTAGCCTCCGAAGACATTCAAATGTTCATTCGTGGAGAAGAACTTACCCCTGCCATTACTGCAACAAAGTATTTGCATTGGCAGAATACCGTACCAGACACGAAATCTGGCACACAGGAGAAAGGCGATACCAGTGTATCTTCTGCCTTGAGACCTTTATGACGTATTACATACTCAAAAACCACCAGAAAGCTTTCCATGCCATTGACCATCGGCTTGGAGTTAATAAGAAAACGGCTAATGGCGGCTTGAAGCCAAGTGTATATCCTTACAAACTTTATAGGCTTTTGCCGATGAAATGCAAAAGAGCACCGTATAAAAGTTATGGAAACTCACCATATGAAAGTGTGCAAGCAAATGTGCAAGATAATGAAGTACCTTCTAGTACCTGCATCGTTCAGAATACTGTCACTTCTGAATTGAATTTTTCAAACACAAGTGTCTCCTTGGAAACATCTTCAGGGACAGCACCTCTGAACCCTCCAAATAGTTCTTCCTGGGAATCTGGTGCATCAGAAACAGACCTTAAAAATAATACTTATACTACAGAAATGTCATTGCCTTTCACAGAACTTAACTCTGGTCCTCAGGAATCTGATCCCTCTCTTCAAACGTTTATTAGTAGCAATGCCAATGAAAATCCAACCTCTGTTATTAACTACAATAATTCAGCATCCCCTGTAATAGTGCACCAGGGCAGAGTTTCATCCGTAATAATGCACAGTAACTCTGTCAATGCAATAGGAAGCAGCACTATAGCAACCCCAGATATTATGGCCTGCCAAGGGGCAAGAAATGACCACATACATGGGTCAGATGATATCAAAAGCAATGCTAGGACAAGAAGcaataaggaaaagaaaaaagtaccactgtatgacaaAGAAGAGACATTGGAGGAATCAAAGTATATGACAAATACAGAAGTCTCTGACAGACCCACTGGTATCTTTGAACCTTCGAGTAAGACTGAAACCTACATTGCAAAACCTGCATTGCCAGGAACATCTGCCGATAGCAATGTGGCTCCTCTGTGTCAAATAACAGTTAAAATTGGGAACGAAGCCATTGTGAAAAGACAAATTTTGGGGTCAAAATTGTTTTACAAAAAAGGAAGGAGACCTAAATATGAATCCAGAGAAGATCATGCCACTCAGGTTGCAGAacgagaaaagagagagagaagtacgcCTCGAGTTTGTCGACCAGACTACATTGAACTCAATGAAATCTGTGATGATGTAAGCGACCATGACTCCAATGATAAACCGTGGCGCCCATATTACAATTacaaaccaaaaaagaaatctaAACAACTAAGGAAAATGAGAAAGGCAAAATGGAGAGAGAAGTACAAAAGCAGAAATTTCTACAGAGAAAGTGAAAAGCCATGCGTCACAAGTTATGCACTTAGGAACATTCCTGAAGAAAAGGTCCCTAATCAGGAGGAGGATGGCGGAATGCCGAGTCTTCACTGTGAACTCTGTAAAAAAGAGAGCTCTTCTACTGAAGGAGCCAAGGAGCATTTACACTGGGAGAGAACTACTGGGTCCTATATTTGTGAGCTATGCCAAAAAGGGTTCCAGAGCCCATCTGCTCTAAGGATGCATATGCGATGtcatacaggagagaagccctacaCTTGCAAAACATGTGGGAAGAGCTTTTCAGTAGCAGGAAACTTGCAGAAGCATGAATACACCCACTCAAATGTCAAGGAGTTTGTCTGTCAGTACTGCAACAAGGCATTCACTCTAAATGAAACACTCAAAATACATGAGCGAATCCACACAGGTGAAAAGCGCTACCACTGTCAGTTTTGCTTCCAGAGCTTCTTGTACCTTTCTACCAAAAAGAATCATGAGCAAAAGCATAAACGTGAGCATAACGGGAAGGGATATGCCTGTTTTCAGTGCCCAAAAGTTTGCAAGACAGCTGCAGCCCTTGGAATGCACCAGAAGAAACATTTGTTCAAAAGCTCCAAGCAAGAGGATAGAAAAGATTATCCATTTCATGAAAGCACTAAACCATTTGCAAGTCAACACTTCATTGACTCAGATGGGCAGGAAACAGCTAAACCTTTACTAAGTCAAAATGCAATTGATGCAGATGGGCGTGAGGAAACTAGCATTCAGAATGATACATCAGATGTTGGACTTTGA
- the ZBTB38 gene encoding zinc finger and BTB domain-containing protein 38 isoform X2 — MTIMSHLKDLKDNFHSDTVLSILNEQRNRGVLCDVTIIVEDTKFKAHSNVLAASSLYFKNIFLSRAACLSGHVLELNDLKAEVFTEILNYIYSSTVVVKKQETVLDLAAAGKKLGISFLEDLTGKGPSNSPCPYSFCNSEKGKVKEEKRQDDSAITNGPRITNAYSIFETENSHNLFSPLDLRASFKKIPEANKAPSTGQDRNGACKDVEPASTLAEHSYAVTTGFDSFQRNSFYNSENSAACKMGEEEPETVQSMPLAESVIQTYSMPKAAYNSHDSEVPTAKGSNHKGTSVEGHHKAVNEHTISFDKSHPNTVLPLKEDENKPDHISGSVVTVIPHVYNCSTKPLNDGTQFCTHLQLHLQPQEPLVCRYCSKQFESATGLETHEQVCRELGSLCAPSENEQSCLDNFATSNGKTGTSYVNLEPAMAENNLPDYSVTNSAMPETDHFVNVVDGQILYTCNVCKRTYVTLSSLRRHSNVHSWRRTYPCHYCNKVFALAEYRTRHEIWHTGERRYQCIFCLETFMTYYILKNHQKAFHAIDHRLGVNKKTANGGLKPSVYPYKLYRLLPMKCKRAPYKSYGNSPYESVQANVQDNEVPSSTCIVQNTVTSELNFSNTSVSLETSSGTAPLNPPNSSSWESGASETDLKNNTYTTEMSLPFTELNSGPQESDPSLQTFISSNANENPTSVINYNNSASPVIVHQGRVSSVIMHSNSVNAIGSSTIATPDIMACQGARNDHIHGSDDIKSNARTRSNKEKKKVPLYDKEETLEESKYMTNTEVSDRPTGIFEPSSKTETYIAKPALPGTSADSNVAPLCQITVKIGNEAIVKRQILGSKLFYKKGRRPKYESREDHATQVAEREKRERSTPRVCRPDYIELNEICDDVSDHDSNDKPWRPYYNYKPKKKSKQLRKMRKAKWREKYKSRNFYRESEKPCVTSYALRNIPEEKVPNQEEDGGMPSLHCELCKKESSSTEGAKEHLHWERTTGSYICELCQKGFQSPSALRMHMRCHTGEKPYTCKTCGKSFSVAGNLQKHEYTHSNVKEFVCQYCNKAFTLNETLKIHERIHTGEKRYHCQFCFQSFLYLSTKKNHEQKHKREHNGKGYACFQCPKVCKTAAALGMHQKKHLFKSSKQEDRKDYPFHESTKPFASQHFIDSDGQETAKPLLSQNAIDADGREETSIQNDTSDVGL; from the coding sequence ATGACCATCATGTCCCACTTAAAGGATCTCAAAGACAACTTCCACAGTGACACAGTCCTTTCCATCCTAAATGAACAACGCAATCGGGGTGTTTTATGTGATGTTACTATAATTGTGGAAGACACCAAATTTAAAGCCCACAGCAATGTCCTGGCTGCGTCAAGCCTttatttcaaaaatatatttttgagtCGTGCTGCATGTCTTTCTGGACATGTACTAGAGCTAAACGACCTCAAGGCTGAAGTGTTCACAGAAATACTCAATTATATCTACagttccactgtagttgttaaAAAGCAGGAGACTGTCCTAGACCTTGCAGCTGCAGGGAAAAAACTGGGGATATCTTTTCTAGAAGATCTTACGGGAAAAGGGCCTTCAAATTCTCCTTGCCCATACTCATTTTGCAATAGTGAAAAGGGCaaagtaaaagaagaaaaaagacaagaCGATTCAGCTATCACAAACGGACCAAGAATCACAAATGCATACTCAATTTTTGAGACAGAAAATAGTCATAATTTGTTTTCTCCTCTTGATCTGAgagcaagttttaaaaaaatcccagaagCAAATAAAGCACCCAGCACTGGTCAGGATAGGAATGGGGCTTGCAAAGATGTGGAGCCAGCCAGCACATTAGCGGAACATTCCTATGCTGTAACTACAGGTTTTGATTCTTTTCAACGAAATTCCTTTTATAACAGTGAAAATAGCGCAGCTTGTAAAATGGGTGAAGAAGAACCTGAAACTGTCCAGTCAATGCCTCTAGCTGAATCCGTAATTCAAACGTATAGTATGCCAAAGGCTGCTTATAACTCCCATGACAGTGAAGTACCTACAGCAAAGGGATCAAACCACAAAGGAACCAGTGTGGAAGGTCACCACAAAGCAGTAAATGAACACACAATTTCTTTTGATAAATCCCACCCAAATACTGTCCTCCCTTTGAAGGAAGATGAAAATAAACCAGATCACATTTCTGGATCAGTAGTCACAGTCATTCCACATGTCTATAACTGTTCCACCAAACCACTTAATGATGGGACCCAGTTCTGCACTCATCTTCAACTTCACCTACAGCCCCAAGAACCTTTAGTCTGCAGGTACTGCAGCAAACAGTTTGAAAGTGCTACCGGACTAGAGACACATGAGCAAGTATGCAGGGAATTGGGCAGCTTGTGTGCTCCAAGTGAAAATGAGCAGAGTTGTTTAGATAATTTTGCAACTTCTAATGGAAAAACTGGCACCTCATATGTGAACCTAGAGCCTGCAATGGCAGAAAACAATCTTCCCGATTATTCGGTCACAAACTCTGCAATGCCAGAAACGGACCACTTTGTTAACGTCGTTGATGGACAAATACTTTATACTTGCAATGTCTGCAAACGGACCTATGTCACCTTGTCTAGCCTCCGAAGACATTCAAATGTTCATTCGTGGAGAAGAACTTACCCCTGCCATTACTGCAACAAAGTATTTGCATTGGCAGAATACCGTACCAGACACGAAATCTGGCACACAGGAGAAAGGCGATACCAGTGTATCTTCTGCCTTGAGACCTTTATGACGTATTACATACTCAAAAACCACCAGAAAGCTTTCCATGCCATTGACCATCGGCTTGGAGTTAATAAGAAAACGGCTAATGGCGGCTTGAAGCCAAGTGTATATCCTTACAAACTTTATAGGCTTTTGCCGATGAAATGCAAAAGAGCACCGTATAAAAGTTATGGAAACTCACCATATGAAAGTGTGCAAGCAAATGTGCAAGATAATGAAGTACCTTCTAGTACCTGCATCGTTCAGAATACTGTCACTTCTGAATTGAATTTTTCAAACACAAGTGTCTCCTTGGAAACATCTTCAGGGACAGCACCTCTGAACCCTCCAAATAGTTCTTCCTGGGAATCTGGTGCATCAGAAACAGACCTTAAAAATAATACTTATACTACAGAAATGTCATTGCCTTTCACAGAACTTAACTCTGGTCCTCAGGAATCTGATCCCTCTCTTCAAACGTTTATTAGTAGCAATGCCAATGAAAATCCAACCTCTGTTATTAACTACAATAATTCAGCATCCCCTGTAATAGTGCACCAGGGCAGAGTTTCATCCGTAATAATGCACAGTAACTCTGTCAATGCAATAGGAAGCAGCACTATAGCAACCCCAGATATTATGGCCTGCCAAGGGGCAAGAAATGACCACATACATGGGTCAGATGATATCAAAAGCAATGCTAGGACAAGAAGcaataaggaaaagaaaaaagtaccactgtatgacaaAGAAGAGACATTGGAGGAATCAAAGTATATGACAAATACAGAAGTCTCTGACAGACCCACTGGTATCTTTGAACCTTCGAGTAAGACTGAAACCTACATTGCAAAACCTGCATTGCCAGGAACATCTGCCGATAGCAATGTGGCTCCTCTGTGTCAAATAACAGTTAAAATTGGGAACGAAGCCATTGTGAAAAGACAAATTTTGGGGTCAAAATTGTTTTACAAAAAAGGAAGGAGACCTAAATATGAATCCAGAGAAGATCATGCCACTCAGGTTGCAGAacgagaaaagagagagagaagtacgcCTCGAGTTTGTCGACCAGACTACATTGAACTCAATGAAATCTGTGATGATGTAAGCGACCATGACTCCAATGATAAACCGTGGCGCCCATATTACAATTacaaaccaaaaaagaaatctaAACAACTAAGGAAAATGAGAAAGGCAAAATGGAGAGAGAAGTACAAAAGCAGAAATTTCTACAGAGAAAGTGAAAAGCCATGCGTCACAAGTTATGCACTTAGGAACATTCCTGAAGAAAAGGTCCCTAATCAGGAGGAGGATGGCGGAATGCCGAGTCTTCACTGTGAACTCTGTAAAAAAGAGAGCTCTTCTACTGAAGGAGCCAAGGAGCATTTACACTGGGAGAGAACTACTGGGTCCTATATTTGTGAGCTATGCCAAAAAGGGTTCCAGAGCCCATCTGCTCTAAGGATGCATATGCGATGtcatacaggagagaagccctacaCTTGCAAAACATGTGGGAAGAGCTTTTCAGTAGCAGGAAACTTGCAGAAGCATGAATACACCCACTCAAATGTCAAGGAGTTTGTCTGTCAGTACTGCAACAAGGCATTCACTCTAAATGAAACACTCAAAATACATGAGCGAATCCACACAGGTGAAAAGCGCTACCACTGTCAGTTTTGCTTCCAGAGCTTCTTGTACCTTTCTACCAAAAAGAATCATGAGCAAAAGCATAAACGTGAGCATAACGGGAAGGGATATGCCTGTTTTCAGTGCCCAAAAGTTTGCAAGACAGCTGCAGCCCTTGGAATGCACCAGAAGAAACATTTGTTCAAAAGCTCCAAGCAAGAGGATAGAAAAGATTATCCATTTCATGAAAGCACTAAACCATTTGCAAGTCAACACTTCATTGACTCAGATGGGCAGGAAACAGCTAAACCTTTACTAAGTCAAAATGCAATTGATGCAGATGGGCGTGAGGAAACTAGCATTCAGAATGATACATCAGATGTTGGACTTTGA